A region from the Candidatus Thiothrix putei genome encodes:
- a CDS encoding ATP-binding cassette domain-containing protein — protein MNKTVIQTTHLVKTIPQVGRELQILRGVSLAIDIGESVAITGLSGSGKSTLLGLLAGLDLPTSGTVTLFGQNLEGLDEDQRAALRLGRVGFVFQSFHLLENLTALENVMLPLELGASGTDRTRLATEALQQVGLAERLSHYPNQLSGGEQQRVALARAFVTRPQVLFADEPTGNLDRETGKEISDLLFTLQAQLQTTLVLVTHDETLAARCQQHYRLVEGALV, from the coding sequence ATGAACAAAACAGTTATTCAGACCACTCATTTGGTCAAAACTATCCCCCAAGTTGGGCGTGAATTGCAAATTCTCCGGGGTGTGAGTCTCGCTATTGACATTGGGGAGTCGGTGGCGATTACTGGGTTGTCGGGGTCGGGTAAAAGCACCTTGTTAGGTTTATTGGCGGGCTTGGACTTGCCGACCAGTGGTACGGTGACGTTGTTTGGGCAAAACCTTGAGGGTTTGGATGAAGACCAGCGGGCGGCATTGCGTTTGGGGCGAGTCGGGTTTGTGTTCCAATCTTTCCATTTGCTGGAAAATCTGACGGCACTGGAAAATGTGATGTTGCCTTTGGAGTTGGGGGCGTCGGGGACTGACCGTACTCGTCTCGCAACGGAAGCCTTGCAACAAGTGGGGCTGGCGGAACGTTTGAGCCATTACCCGAATCAGCTTTCCGGTGGTGAGCAACAGCGGGTAGCGCTGGCGCGGGCGTTTGTGACACGCCCGCAAGTGCTGTTTGCCGATGAACCAACGGGCAATTTGGATCGGGAAACTGGTAAGGAAATCAGTGATCTGTTGTTTACATTGCAAGCACAGTTGCAAACCACCTTGGTGCTAGTGACACATGATGAAACGCTGGCGGCACGTTGCCAACAGCATTATCGGTTGGTCGAAGGGGCGTTGGTATGA
- a CDS encoding Rpn family recombination-promoting nuclease/putative transposase: MQDKYINPFTDFGFKKLFGEEPHKELLISFLNTLLPEKHRVQDLQYTRNEHQGYTALDRKAIFDLNCISPTGERFIVELQKAKQNFFKDRSLYYATFPIQEQAQRGDWDYKLAAVYTIGILDFVFEEDREIHDKEVIHTIQLKNQNGHVFYDKLTFIYLTLPHFNKSLDELHTTQDKWLYIFRHLHEMQEIPPVLHEAIFLKLFDAAQIACFNPTERRAYEDSLKHYRDLKNAVDTAREEGLEEGIQKGREEGMRQSILALHSNGFDTASIVKNLGISLAMVESVLSALGKWE; the protein is encoded by the coding sequence ATGCAGGACAAGTACATCAACCCCTTCACTGACTTCGGTTTCAAGAAGTTGTTTGGGGAAGAGCCGCACAAGGAACTGCTGATCAGTTTCCTGAATACGCTGCTGCCAGAAAAACACCGGGTTCAGGACTTGCAGTACACCCGTAATGAACATCAGGGCTACACCGCGCTTGACCGCAAAGCCATTTTTGACCTGAACTGTATCAGCCCGACGGGTGAACGTTTCATTGTCGAGTTGCAGAAAGCCAAGCAGAATTTTTTCAAGGATCGCAGCCTGTATTACGCCACGTTTCCGATTCAGGAGCAGGCACAGCGGGGCGATTGGGATTATAAGCTGGCGGCGGTTTATACCATCGGTATCCTTGATTTTGTGTTTGAGGAAGACCGGGAAATCCACGACAAGGAGGTGATTCACACCATCCAGCTTAAAAACCAGAATGGGCATGTGTTTTACGACAAGCTGACATTCATTTACCTGACACTTCCCCATTTTAATAAGTCGCTGGATGAACTGCATACGACGCAAGACAAATGGCTGTATATATTCAGGCATTTGCACGAAATGCAGGAAATACCGCCTGTTTTGCACGAAGCAATATTCCTTAAGCTGTTTGATGCGGCACAAATTGCTTGTTTCAACCCGACAGAACGTCGCGCTTACGAAGACAGTTTGAAGCATTACCGTGATTTGAAGAATGCCGTCGATACAGCGCGTGAAGAAGGGCTGGAGGAAGGTATTCAGAAAGGGCGCGAAGAGGGGATGAGGCAATCCATATTGGCATTGCATTCCAACGGTTTTGACACGGCGAGTATTGTTAAAAATCTGGGTATTTCATTGGCAATGGTGGAATCGGTTCTGAGTGCGCTAGGAAAATGGGAATGA
- a CDS encoding thymidylate synthase, which translates to MKQYLDLMRHVRDHGFVKADRTGTGTVSVFGYQMRFDLSAGFPVVTTKKLHLRSIIHELLWFLKGDTNIRYLKDNGVSIWDEWADERGELGPVYGYQWRNWPTPDGRHIDQIAQIIQQLKTNPDSRRIIVSAWNVADVDNMALPPCHAFFQFYVAEGKLSCQLYQRSADIFLGVPFNIASYALLTMMVAQVTGLQPGEFIHTLGDAHLYSNHLEQVELQLSREPYPLPQMKLNPAVTDLFAFTYDDFELVDYAHHPLIKAPIAV; encoded by the coding sequence ATGAAGCAATACCTCGATTTAATGCGCCATGTGCGTGATCATGGTTTCGTCAAAGCCGATCGCACAGGAACGGGTACGGTATCCGTATTCGGCTATCAGATGCGTTTTGATTTGAGTGCTGGTTTTCCCGTTGTCACCACCAAAAAGTTGCATTTGCGCTCGATTATTCATGAGTTGCTGTGGTTTCTGAAGGGCGATACCAATATTCGTTACCTCAAGGATAATGGGGTTAGTATTTGGGATGAATGGGCGGATGAACGTGGTGAACTGGGGCCAGTTTACGGCTATCAGTGGCGCAACTGGCCGACTCCTGACGGGCGGCATATTGACCAAATTGCCCAAATTATCCAGCAATTGAAAACCAACCCGGATTCGCGCCGCATTATCGTCAGCGCGTGGAATGTGGCGGATGTGGATAATATGGCATTGCCACCATGCCACGCCTTTTTCCAGTTTTATGTGGCGGAAGGCAAGCTGTCGTGTCAGTTGTACCAGCGCAGCGCGGATATTTTCCTCGGTGTACCGTTCAATATTGCCTCCTACGCGTTGCTGACCATGATGGTGGCGCAAGTCACGGGGCTGCAACCCGGTGAATTTATTCACACGCTGGGGGATGCACATTTGTATTCCAATCATTTGGAGCAGGTGGAATTGCAACTGAGCCGTGAACCGTACCCACTGCCGCAGATGAAGTTGAACCCCGCAGTGACTGATTTGTTCGCATTTACTTATGATGACTTTGAATTGGTTGATTACGCCCACCATCCGCTGATTAAAGCACCAATAGCGGTTTGA
- the trpC gene encoding indole-3-glycerol phosphate synthase TrpC, giving the protein MSTPDILQKILRTKQEEIAARSAVRSLAQLQAEAASASPVRGFEQAMRKRLAAGEAAVIAEIKKASPSKGLIRADFDPPAIAASYERGGAACLSVLTDAHYFQGSESYLQAARAACQLPVIRKDFIVDRYQVYEARAIGADCILLIVAALADAQMTDLYALATELGMDALIEVHDKDELGRALRLNAPLIGINNRNLRTFETSLQTTIDLLPDVPENVLLVTESSIHTPADVQLMRDHGVNAFLVGEAFMRAEDPGSELKKLFF; this is encoded by the coding sequence ATGAGTACTCCTGATATTTTGCAAAAAATCCTGCGCACCAAGCAGGAAGAAATCGCGGCACGTTCTGCCGTGCGTAGCTTGGCGCAATTGCAGGCAGAGGCGGCGAGTGCTTCGCCCGTGCGCGGTTTCGAGCAAGCCATGCGCAAACGTCTCGCGGCGGGTGAAGCGGCGGTGATTGCCGAAATCAAGAAAGCGTCGCCGAGCAAAGGCTTGATTCGTGCCGATTTCGACCCGCCTGCGATTGCGGCGAGTTACGAGCGCGGCGGTGCGGCGTGTTTGTCGGTGTTGACCGATGCGCACTATTTCCAAGGCAGCGAAAGCTATTTGCAAGCCGCACGTGCGGCGTGCCAACTGCCCGTTATTCGTAAAGATTTCATCGTTGATCGGTATCAGGTGTATGAAGCACGCGCCATCGGTGCAGATTGCATCCTGCTGATCGTGGCGGCATTGGCTGACGCACAGATGACGGATCTGTACGCGCTGGCAACGGAACTGGGCATGGATGCGCTGATTGAAGTGCATGACAAGGATGAACTTGGGCGTGCCTTGCGTCTCAATGCGCCACTGATCGGCATCAATAACCGCAATTTGCGGACGTTTGAAACGTCTCTGCAAACCACGATTGATCTGTTGCCTGACGTGCCGGAAAACGTGTTGCTGGTGACAGAGAGCAGCATCCATACCCCCGCCGATGTGCAACTGATGCGTGACCACGGCGTGAACGCCTTTCTGGTGGGCGAAGCCTTCATGCGGGCGGAAGATCCCGGCTCCGAACTCAAAAAACTGTTTTTCTAG
- the lgt gene encoding prolipoprotein diacylglyceryl transferase, whose product MLVHPQFDPVALSLGPLQVHWYGLMYVIGFLGFLFIGKMRAKEPHSVMTEDRVDDMMFWGAIGVVAGGRIGYMLFYNLKGFLSDPMSLFQIWDGGMSFHGGLLGVILAMFLLARRWKLNFFQVSDFVAPLVPIGLGAGRIGNFINGELWGRATDVPWGMVFPQVDNIVRHPSQLYQAFLEGLVLFLVLNWFRKRSPPVGAISGLFLVGYGMARIIVEFVREPDAQLGYVAWGWVTQGQVLSVPMILLGVLFMWFAYKKAKA is encoded by the coding sequence ATGCTGGTACACCCTCAATTTGACCCCGTTGCGTTATCGCTGGGCCCGTTGCAAGTGCATTGGTACGGGCTAATGTACGTGATCGGTTTCCTCGGCTTTTTATTCATTGGCAAAATGCGGGCGAAAGAACCGCATAGCGTCATGACCGAAGATCGTGTGGATGACATGATGTTTTGGGGCGCGATTGGCGTGGTTGCCGGTGGGCGCATTGGTTACATGCTGTTTTACAACTTGAAAGGCTTCTTGTCTGACCCGATGTCGTTGTTCCAGATTTGGGATGGCGGCATGAGTTTCCACGGCGGTTTGCTGGGGGTGATTCTGGCGATGTTCTTGCTGGCGCGGCGTTGGAAGCTGAATTTCTTTCAAGTCAGTGATTTTGTTGCGCCACTTGTCCCCATCGGTTTGGGAGCGGGGCGTATCGGCAATTTCATTAATGGCGAATTGTGGGGCAGGGCGACGGATGTGCCGTGGGGTATGGTGTTTCCGCAAGTGGATAATATCGTGCGGCATCCGTCACAACTTTATCAGGCATTCCTCGAAGGTTTGGTGCTGTTCCTCGTGCTGAATTGGTTTCGGAAGCGTTCGCCGCCGGTGGGAGCAATTTCTGGCTTATTTCTTGTTGGTTATGGCATGGCGCGGATTATTGTGGAATTTGTGCGTGAACCGGATGCGCAGCTCGGCTACGTGGCGTGGGGCTGGGTCACGCAAGGGCAGGTGTTGAGTGTGCCGATGATTCTGCTCGGCGTGTTGTTTATGTGGTTTGCGTATAAAAAGGCGAAGGCATGA
- a CDS encoding arylesterase: MLRTLYLIFCLLGFLPVTTVVMANETPPAARDFPTLLIWGDSLSAAYGIPVEEGWVNLLQEKLEDKYRVVNGSISGETSAGGLTRLPDALKTHQPAYLLLELGANDGLRGIDLPTMRSNLEQMVKLAQEAKAQVILIGIKLPPNYGTTFTDKFEAIYAELAKQYALPIVPFLLEGVAEDWDLMQADGLHPTAAAQPQVLGNVWKVLEGVLP; this comes from the coding sequence ATGTTGCGCACACTTTACCTGATCTTTTGCCTCTTGGGCTTTTTACCAGTCACGACTGTGGTTATGGCGAATGAGACACCTCCCGCTGCTAGGGATTTCCCAACCCTCTTAATTTGGGGTGATAGCTTGAGCGCCGCTTATGGGATTCCGGTCGAAGAAGGCTGGGTAAACCTGTTACAAGAGAAGCTGGAAGATAAATACCGCGTGGTTAACGGCAGCATCAGCGGTGAAACCAGTGCTGGCGGCTTGACCCGTTTACCCGACGCCCTTAAAACACACCAACCCGCTTATCTGTTACTGGAGCTGGGCGCAAACGACGGGTTACGTGGTATTGACTTGCCGACCATGCGCAGCAATCTGGAACAAATGGTGAAACTGGCACAGGAAGCCAAGGCACAAGTAATACTGATCGGCATTAAGCTACCACCGAATTATGGCACAACTTTCACTGACAAATTTGAAGCCATCTATGCAGAACTAGCCAAACAATACGCGCTGCCAATCGTGCCATTTTTGCTTGAGGGCGTAGCGGAAGATTGGGATTTGATGCAGGCAGATGGCTTGCACCCCACCGCAGCAGCGCAGCCGCAGGTGTTGGGAAATGTTTGGAAGGTATTAGAGGGCGTGTTGCCCTGA
- a CDS encoding FtsX-like permease family protein encodes MSLLFRHWQQRWRMPELRLLLLALIVSVTVVTSVGFFSSRVENAMQAQARQLLGGDLVLTSARPLDKAYVQRAQALGLETAETVSFPSMASISDKLQLTQLKAVSSAYPLRGDLKTAAAPDAVEVLSTGQIPARGEIWAEARLFAELEVQAGAMVTLGRSTFKLTRVLTQEPDRSSNLFQLAPVVLMNVDDLPATELLSPASRARFNQLFAGQVKLIKQLQQELEPQLKSTERVRTLDEDLSSVQQTLQRSGRFLGLAALLSVVLAGAAVVLTSASLMRRELPAVAVLKAMGMSRRQVLLDHAFSLLLTALLAAAIGVVLGLVLQLGLAEWLSRFVGKDLPAPSMMPALNGLLTAVVLLLGFALPPLLRLVNTSPMQILQGALQRPQQSLWLVVGCVVLAVFGLLWLQARDVKLAGLLLVGLVVGIGLFWVLAGAALRLAQHLGKRVGGGWLPALGRSQRAVLLVVVFATGLFALLLLTTVRTDLLDRWQETLPADAPDHFLINIQPAEAAPLQGFFSEHGVKATLYPMIRGRLVAINDKPVKPEDYEEQRAQRLLEREFNLSSFATFPASNALLEGQWFDGKQSGLSIEQGIGETLQFGMGDKLTFDIAGQRLSDTVTSVREVRWDSMQPNFFVIAAPGSVTTMPQTLITSIHLGDKKPLVTALIRQFPSVTAIDVGAIVNEVRSLVEQVSLAVQGIFVFTLIAGVVVLIAALQSQKAERRRELAILKSLGAGRALLQRRIWGEFLLLGALAGALAGLLALTAGNVLAYYLFDLDMHLNLLPLLLGTLLGSVLVGVAGYWNLRGLLRVLPLSLLKA; translated from the coding sequence ATGAGTTTGCTGTTCAGGCATTGGCAACAACGCTGGCGGATGCCGGAATTGCGGTTGTTGCTGCTGGCATTGATTGTGTCGGTCACGGTGGTGACTTCCGTCGGTTTTTTCAGCAGTCGCGTGGAAAATGCCATGCAAGCGCAAGCCCGGCAGTTGTTGGGTGGTGATTTGGTGCTAACGTCGGCACGTCCTTTAGACAAAGCTTATGTGCAACGGGCGCAAGCCTTAGGGTTGGAAACGGCAGAAACCGTGAGTTTCCCTAGCATGGCTTCCATCAGTGACAAGTTACAACTGACCCAATTGAAAGCGGTTTCCAGCGCTTACCCGTTGCGGGGTGATTTGAAAACAGCCGCTGCGCCGGATGCTGTGGAAGTGCTATCTACCGGGCAAATTCCGGCACGTGGGGAAATTTGGGCAGAAGCCCGTTTGTTCGCCGAACTGGAGGTGCAAGCGGGTGCAATGGTGACGCTGGGGCGTAGCACTTTTAAACTCACGCGCGTATTGACTCAAGAGCCTGACCGTAGCAGCAATTTATTCCAGCTTGCGCCGGTGGTGTTGATGAATGTGGACGATTTGCCCGCCACAGAATTGCTGTCACCTGCCAGTCGGGCGCGTTTCAACCAGTTGTTTGCAGGGCAAGTCAAACTGATTAAGCAGTTGCAGCAGGAACTGGAGCCGCAGTTAAAGTCGACGGAGCGGGTGCGTACCTTGGATGAAGATTTATCATCGGTGCAGCAAACCTTGCAACGTTCGGGGCGTTTTCTGGGGTTGGCGGCATTATTGAGCGTGGTATTGGCGGGTGCGGCAGTGGTGCTGACGTCGGCGAGTTTGATGCGGCGCGAATTGCCAGCGGTGGCGGTGTTAAAAGCGATGGGGATGTCACGGCGGCAAGTGCTGCTGGATCATGCGTTTTCGCTGCTGTTGACTGCGTTGCTGGCTGCGGCTATCGGTGTGGTGTTAGGTTTGGTGTTGCAATTGGGTTTGGCGGAATGGTTGAGCCGTTTTGTGGGTAAGGATTTGCCTGCGCCAAGCATGATGCCTGCGCTGAATGGCTTGTTGACGGCGGTGGTACTATTGCTGGGGTTTGCCTTGCCGCCGTTATTACGCTTAGTGAATACGTCGCCGATGCAAATTTTGCAGGGGGCATTGCAACGCCCACAGCAATCGTTGTGGTTGGTGGTGGGGTGTGTGGTGTTGGCGGTGTTTGGTTTGCTATGGCTGCAAGCGCGTGATGTGAAACTGGCGGGGTTGTTATTGGTAGGGCTGGTCGTTGGGATTGGTTTGTTTTGGGTATTGGCAGGGGCAGCGTTACGGCTGGCACAGCATCTGGGCAAGCGTGTTGGGGGCGGGTGGTTGCCTGCCTTGGGGCGGTCACAGCGGGCGGTATTGCTGGTGGTGGTGTTTGCAACGGGCTTGTTTGCGTTATTGTTACTGACAACGGTGCGTACTGATTTATTGGATCGGTGGCAGGAAACCTTGCCTGCGGATGCGCCCGATCATTTCTTGATTAATATTCAACCGGCTGAAGCCGCACCGTTACAAGGTTTTTTCAGCGAACACGGCGTGAAGGCGACGCTGTATCCCATGATTCGCGGGCGTTTGGTGGCAATCAATGATAAGCCGGTGAAGCCGGAAGATTATGAGGAGCAGCGGGCGCAACGTTTACTAGAACGTGAGTTTAACCTGTCGTCATTTGCTACTTTTCCTGCCAGCAATGCGTTGCTGGAAGGTCAGTGGTTTGATGGCAAGCAAAGCGGCTTGTCGATTGAGCAGGGGATTGGCGAAACCTTACAGTTTGGCATGGGCGATAAACTGACGTTTGATATTGCGGGGCAGCGTTTGAGCGATACTGTGACCAGTGTGCGCGAAGTGCGCTGGGACAGTATGCAGCCGAATTTCTTTGTGATTGCTGCACCCGGTAGTGTGACAACGATGCCGCAAACTTTGATTACCAGCATTCATTTGGGCGATAAAAAGCCACTGGTGACGGCGCTGATTCGCCAATTTCCTAGCGTTACCGCGATTGATGTGGGGGCGATTGTGAATGAAGTGCGTTCTTTGGTGGAACAGGTCAGTCTTGCGGTGCAGGGGATTTTTGTATTCACCTTGATTGCGGGTGTGGTGGTGTTGATTGCGGCGTTGCAGTCGCAAAAGGCGGAGCGGCGGCGCGAATTGGCTATTCTTAAATCGCTGGGGGCAGGGCGGGCATTATTGCAACGGCGGATTTGGGGTGAGTTCCTGTTGTTGGGGGCATTAGCTGGGGCATTGGCGGGATTATTGGCGTTAACGGCGGGAAATGTGTTGGCTTATTACCTGTTTGATCTGGATATGCATTTAAATCTGCTGCCATTGTTGCTGGGGACATTGCTGGGCAGTGTGCTGGTCGGGGTGGCGGGTTATTGGAATTTACGCGGGTTATTGCGGGTGTTGCCATTGTCATTGCTGAAAGCGTAA
- a CDS encoding DUF2892 domain-containing protein, giving the protein MEKNVGSMDRNIRFGAGAVLLIWGLVFKGGILLTLIGIVLLATGYLNFCPAYKLIGMNTDKK; this is encoded by the coding sequence ATGGAAAAGAACGTTGGCAGCATGGATAGAAATATCCGTTTCGGGGCAGGCGCTGTTCTGCTGATTTGGGGCTTGGTGTTTAAGGGCGGTATCTTGCTCACGCTGATCGGGATTGTGCTGTTAGCCACTGGCTACCTGAACTTCTGCCCAGCTTATAAATTGATTGGCATGAATACCGATAAGAAATAA
- a CDS encoding SH3 domain-containing protein, producing the protein MKAASFFSALALALALSVSSVQAATDVHVVTGVTAGEFLNMRANAGTNNSIVGRIPHNGQGIVTTGEEKKVGSTVWAKIYWNGVGGWVSKRYLLPEDQAASAPPAPMPAPAAPPAVVVPPIKVPSNVTPPPAKAASNTLVCSGTEPFWRIDVTDTNLSVNMMDGPQYSVPVTFRQTSANNATIAVIAGIAGANNTQAFMQKVSSCSDGMSNTNYPYAITAVLNNQRVVSGCCRVQ; encoded by the coding sequence ATGAAAGCAGCTTCATTTTTCTCAGCATTGGCCTTAGCGCTGGCACTCAGCGTTTCCAGCGTACAAGCGGCAACGGATGTGCACGTAGTCACTGGTGTGACAGCAGGTGAATTCTTAAACATGCGGGCGAATGCTGGCACTAATAACAGCATTGTCGGTCGAATCCCACATAACGGCCAAGGTATTGTTACCACCGGTGAAGAGAAAAAAGTCGGTAGCACTGTCTGGGCAAAAATTTACTGGAACGGCGTAGGCGGCTGGGTTAGCAAACGCTATTTATTACCGGAAGACCAAGCAGCGAGTGCGCCACCTGCACCAATGCCAGCGCCTGCTGCACCACCTGCGGTTGTCGTGCCACCAATCAAAGTTCCGTCTAATGTCACGCCACCACCCGCAAAAGCCGCGAGTAATACCTTGGTGTGCAGTGGCACCGAACCCTTCTGGCGCATCGACGTGACCGATACCAATTTAAGCGTGAATATGATGGATGGCCCACAGTACAGCGTACCTGTGACTTTCCGCCAAACGTCGGCAAATAACGCCACCATCGCGGTGATTGCCGGAATCGCTGGTGCGAATAATACCCAAGCATTCATGCAAAAAGTCAGCAGTTGCAGCGACGGCATGTCAAATACGAATTACCCGTATGCCATCACAGCGGTCTTGAATAACCAGCGTGTGGTATCCGGCTGCTGCCGCGTGCAGTAA
- the miaB gene encoding tRNA (N6-isopentenyl adenosine(37)-C2)-methylthiotransferase MiaB produces the protein MAGKIFIETHGCQMNEYDSAKMLDVLHHAQGMELTDNPAEADVLLMNTCSIREKAQEKVFSQLGRWKKLKDKNPNIVIGVGGCVASQEGEALRQRAPVVDVVFGPQTLHRLPDMIRQVRTEHHAVVDISFPEIEKFDNLPEPRAEGPTAFVSVMEGCSKYCTFCVVPYTRGEEISRPFDDVITEVVQLAAQGVREVNLLGQNVNAYRGKMHDGSIADLATLITFVAAVDGIDRIRYTTSHPNEFNDSLIEVYADVPELVSHLHLPVQSGSDRILMAMKRNHMAIEYKAKIRKLRKIRPDLSLSSDFIIGFPGETEQDFADTMKLIAEMNFDLSFSFIYSQRPGTPAASLPDDVPQSVKKDRLQHLQTRILAQANAISAAMVGTVQRVLVERPSRKHAQMAGRTENNRVVNFDGQANLIGRFVDVRITEAQPNSLRGEIVAVESEVGRMVMEAVA, from the coding sequence ATGGCAGGCAAAATTTTTATCGAAACCCACGGATGCCAAATGAACGAGTACGATTCAGCCAAGATGCTGGACGTGCTGCATCATGCGCAGGGTATGGAACTCACTGATAACCCCGCAGAAGCCGATGTGCTGCTGATGAATACCTGTTCGATCCGCGAAAAAGCGCAGGAAAAAGTGTTCTCGCAATTGGGGCGCTGGAAAAAACTCAAAGATAAAAATCCCAATATTGTGATTGGTGTCGGCGGTTGTGTAGCGAGTCAAGAGGGTGAAGCCTTACGCCAACGCGCACCCGTGGTGGATGTGGTGTTTGGCCCGCAAACCTTGCACCGCTTGCCGGATATGATTCGCCAAGTACGCACCGAACACCATGCGGTGGTGGATATTTCCTTCCCCGAAATCGAAAAGTTCGACAATTTGCCCGAACCGCGTGCCGAAGGCCCGACGGCGTTTGTGTCGGTGATGGAGGGTTGCAGCAAATATTGCACCTTCTGTGTGGTGCCTTACACCCGTGGTGAAGAAATTTCCCGTCCCTTTGATGACGTGATTACTGAAGTCGTGCAACTCGCGGCGCAAGGGGTGCGTGAAGTCAATTTGCTGGGGCAAAACGTGAATGCGTATCGCGGCAAAATGCACGACGGTTCGATTGCTGATTTAGCGACCTTGATTACTTTCGTGGCAGCGGTCGATGGAATTGATCGCATCCGTTACACCACCTCACACCCTAATGAATTCAACGACAGTTTGATTGAGGTGTACGCGGATGTGCCGGAATTGGTCAGCCATTTACATTTGCCGGTGCAAAGCGGTTCTGACCGGATTTTGATGGCGATGAAGCGCAATCACATGGCGATTGAATACAAAGCCAAAATCCGCAAGTTACGCAAGATTCGCCCGGATTTGAGCTTGTCATCCGACTTTATTATTGGCTTCCCCGGTGAAACCGAGCAGGATTTTGCCGATACCATGAAGCTGATTGCAGAGATGAACTTCGATTTGAGTTTCAGCTTTATCTACAGCCAACGCCCCGGCACACCCGCCGCGAGCTTGCCGGATGATGTGCCGCAATCGGTGAAAAAAGACCGCTTGCAACACTTGCAAACCCGCATTCTGGCGCAAGCCAATGCCATCAGCGCAGCAATGGTGGGGACGGTGCAACGGGTATTGGTGGAACGCCCCTCCCGCAAACATGCGCAAATGGCAGGGCGTACCGAAAATAATCGTGTAGTGAATTTCGACGGGCAGGCGAATTTGATTGGTCGGTTTGTGGATGTCCGCATTACCGAAGCCCAACCGAATTCCCTGCGCGGTGAAATCGTCGCGGTGGAAAGTGAGGTTGGGCGGATGGTGATGGAAGCGGTTGCTTAG
- the trpD gene encoding anthranilate phosphoribosyltransferase, with amino-acid sequence MELQKYIRKITENGSFSTEEMTDAMRTIMTGQATPAQIGGFLIGLRMRGETVTEISAAASVMRELSTRVAVSPEHLVDTCGTGGDSSGTFNISTASAFVAATAGARVAKHGNRSISSKSGSADVLEAAGVNLNITPEQVAECINTLGVGFLFAQKHHSAMGHASAPRRELGVRTIFNLLGPMSNPANAPNQVLGVFDQHWVRPMAEVLKNLGSKHVMVVHAADGLDEISTAALTFVAELKDGMITEYTIQPEDVGLQQSSLDSVRVETAQESLQLIQRVFAGEQGTARDIVCLNAGAAIYVAGLADSHAAGVAKAQQVLDSGAAAVRLQQLIDLTKSFDA; translated from the coding sequence ATGGAATTGCAAAAATATATACGTAAGATCACGGAAAACGGCTCATTTTCCACCGAAGAAATGACAGATGCGATGCGTACCATCATGACAGGTCAGGCGACTCCCGCGCAAATCGGTGGGTTTCTGATTGGCTTGCGGATGCGTGGTGAAACCGTTACCGAAATCAGTGCTGCTGCCAGTGTGATGCGCGAATTATCGACCCGCGTTGCTGTATCGCCGGAGCATTTGGTGGATACCTGTGGTACGGGCGGGGATTCGTCCGGCACGTTCAATATTTCCACCGCGAGTGCGTTTGTTGCCGCCACAGCGGGGGCGCGAGTGGCTAAGCATGGCAACCGTTCGATTTCCAGCAAATCCGGCAGTGCGGATGTGTTGGAGGCGGCTGGCGTGAATTTGAACATTACCCCTGAACAAGTGGCTGAGTGCATCAATACCTTAGGTGTGGGCTTTTTGTTTGCGCAAAAGCACCACAGTGCCATGGGTCATGCGAGTGCGCCACGCCGCGAGTTGGGTGTACGCACGATTTTCAACTTATTGGGGCCGATGTCGAATCCAGCGAATGCGCCCAACCAAGTCCTAGGCGTGTTTGACCAACATTGGGTACGCCCGATGGCGGAAGTGCTGAAAAATTTAGGCAGTAAACATGTCATGGTGGTACACGCCGCTGACGGTTTGGATGAAATCAGCACCGCTGCACTCACTTTCGTCGCAGAGTTGAAAGACGGCATGATCACCGAATATACCATCCAGCCCGAAGATGTAGGTTTGCAGCAATCCAGCCTCGACAGTGTGCGGGTGGAAACGGCGCAAGAGAGCCTGCAACTGATTCAGCGCGTGTTTGCCGGTGAGCAAGGCACCGCGCGTGATATTGTGTGCTTGAATGCGGGTGCGGCAATTTATGTGGCAGGTCTGGCGGATAGCCATGCGGCTGGTGTTGCTAAAGCCCAGCAAGTGCTGGATTCCGGTGCAGCCGCTGTGCGTTTGCAGCAATTGATTGACCTAACGAAAAGTTTTGATGCCTGA